A single Candidatus Thalassolituus haligoni DNA region contains:
- a CDS encoding ATP-binding protein: protein MWSLAARLFRSLLGGQLVLMVLVTTAAAIALLVSATDYFKTRLEHDSDLLLQEIHWHRDTMDIDEHILPPIFVMPQSGHYYQVMWNGQQLKSPSLGTLALRMESREGSLSWSWQQAVPEQSLYVMTQTLMVHNHQVVIQIAEDFRPILAVFTRAFLTLMVLLGLVMAAIFIWQRRMLNNALLPFNQVQQQLRQLARQERDHLDAPDMQELEPLVDEINRLGERTRERLLRARMASGNLSHSLKTPLAVLNNRLHDVALSQPEGDWQTSLQQIERMNQMIDNEMKRARIAGLMSRAPQIDLAELIRQLCLSMAKLYPGVVIRQQLPATLPFPGDREDMFELMGNLVDNACKWAVASVAIEATQQQDGQIHLLVADDGPGVDPEKLAGLHQPGVRGDESGAGYGLGLAIVADIVEQYQGRILFENGPDAGLRVCLSLPLNPDY, encoded by the coding sequence ATGTGGTCCTTAGCGGCACGCCTGTTTCGTTCCCTGTTGGGCGGTCAGCTGGTACTGATGGTGCTGGTTACCACGGCTGCGGCGATTGCCCTGCTGGTGTCGGCGACCGACTATTTCAAAACCCGGCTGGAACACGACAGCGATTTGCTGTTGCAGGAAATCCATTGGCACCGCGACACCATGGATATTGATGAACACATACTACCGCCCATTTTTGTAATGCCGCAATCCGGCCATTATTACCAGGTGATGTGGAATGGCCAGCAACTGAAGTCGCCATCACTGGGAACTCTGGCGCTGCGGATGGAAAGCCGGGAAGGCAGTCTGTCATGGAGCTGGCAGCAAGCTGTGCCAGAGCAAAGCCTGTACGTGATGACTCAGACGCTGATGGTGCACAATCACCAGGTGGTGATTCAGATTGCCGAGGATTTTCGTCCTATTCTGGCGGTGTTTACCCGAGCTTTTTTAACCTTGATGGTGTTACTGGGTCTGGTGATGGCGGCTATTTTTATCTGGCAACGGCGCATGCTCAATAATGCCTTGTTGCCCTTCAATCAGGTGCAGCAGCAACTGCGTCAGCTGGCGCGGCAGGAGCGTGACCATCTGGATGCCCCGGATATGCAGGAGCTGGAGCCACTGGTGGATGAAATCAACCGGCTTGGGGAACGTACCCGTGAGCGTTTGCTGCGTGCCCGTATGGCCAGTGGCAATCTGTCACACTCGCTGAAGACGCCGCTGGCGGTGTTGAACAATCGTTTGCATGATGTTGCGTTGTCGCAGCCAGAGGGCGACTGGCAAACCTCGCTGCAGCAGATTGAACGCATGAACCAGATGATCGATAACGAAATGAAGCGGGCCAGAATCGCGGGCTTGATGAGCCGGGCACCACAGATCGATCTGGCTGAACTGATACGGCAACTCTGTCTGAGTATGGCCAAACTGTATCCTGGGGTGGTCATCCGCCAGCAGTTACCTGCGACGCTGCCATTTCCTGGTGATCGGGAAGATATGTTTGAGCTGATGGGGAATCTGGTCGACAACGCCTGTAAGTGGGCGGTTGCTAGCGTCGCTATCGAAGCCACACAGCAACAGGATGGACAGATTCATCTGCTGGTGGCCGACGATGGCCCTGGTGTGGATCCGGAGAAACTGGCGGGCTTGCACCAGCCTGGTGTTCGGGGTGATGAAAGTGGTGCAGGTTACGGACTGGGGTTGGCGATTGTGGCAGATATTGTCGAACAGTATCAGGGCCGTATCCTGTTTGAAAACGGCCCTGACGCCGGTTTGCGAGTGTGTCTGTCGTTGCCATTAAATCCGGACTACTGA
- a CDS encoding response regulator yields MNILLVEDDPQLSRDIGRYLTGAGYGVEQLDRGDWAARYLPDHLDVIGCVVLDLGLPYLSGLEVLTCWRSQGITTPVLILTARNSWQERVDGLNAGADDYLGKPFQSEELLARLEALRRRVEQQGQTRLVVDGLTLDETKQQVSNGMGVCESLTVTEFAMLRLLMQKAGQIVSKQQLLDATYDWQEEKNENLVEVYIRRLRKKIGQERIRTFRGQGYLMGDR; encoded by the coding sequence TTGAATATTCTATTGGTTGAAGACGATCCCCAGCTGAGCCGGGATATTGGTCGTTACCTCACCGGAGCCGGTTATGGTGTCGAACAACTGGATCGTGGTGACTGGGCCGCCCGCTATTTGCCAGATCATCTTGATGTGATCGGTTGTGTGGTGCTCGACTTGGGGTTGCCGTACCTGTCGGGTCTGGAAGTACTGACCTGTTGGCGCAGTCAGGGCATCACCACCCCGGTACTGATTCTGACCGCTCGTAACAGTTGGCAGGAACGGGTGGATGGGCTGAATGCCGGAGCCGACGATTACCTGGGTAAACCGTTCCAGAGTGAAGAGCTGTTGGCGCGGCTGGAAGCGTTACGACGCCGGGTGGAGCAGCAGGGACAAACCCGTCTGGTCGTGGATGGTCTGACACTGGATGAAACCAAACAACAGGTCTCGAACGGGATGGGTGTGTGTGAAAGCCTGACTGTAACCGAATTCGCCATGCTGAGATTGCTGATGCAAAAAGCCGGACAAATTGTCTCCAAGCAGCAATTGCTGGATGCCACCTACGACTGGCAGGAAGAAAAAAATGAAAATCTGGTGGAAGTCTATATCCGCCGATTGCGCAAAAAAATTGGGCAGGAACGCATCCGTACCTTTCGTGGCCAGGGCTACCTGATGGGAGATCGCTGA
- a CDS encoding ComEA family DNA-binding protein, translating into MIVPEINAVTQAEQPIYFIGNTAFNIDQGRIYLNIDGIASDRFADNISGTLNLELWALPQRYNGSLDQGEQLAATSIGELFGQCYLENCQYDLIFVEPSMGEWNLVLLVREWDLDDFVTRDVVQFDLPYVVAGESIVADDSAAAVGQVIEVAFGEPREAAVAEDAAVADVEKAADVEKEADVVKEAVAAKVVANVVEEKEAALAEKVAAEKTAAEKAAAEKTAAEKAAAEKAVAEKAAAEKAAAEKAAAEKAAAEKAAAEKAVAEKAAAEKAAAEKVAAEKTAAEKAAAEKAAAEKAAAEKAAAEKATAEKAAADKIAALKKKLVRVNINTATEAELAAVGGISKKLAQSLVAERPFKTMDELVTVKGMGVRTLKKIELLVSL; encoded by the coding sequence ATGATTGTGCCAGAAATCAACGCAGTCACACAGGCTGAACAGCCCATCTACTTCATTGGTAATACCGCCTTCAATATTGATCAAGGCCGTATTTATCTGAATATCGATGGTATTGCCAGCGACCGTTTTGCGGATAACATCAGCGGTACCTTGAATCTTGAACTGTGGGCTTTGCCACAGCGATATAACGGCTCTCTTGATCAGGGTGAACAATTGGCCGCCACCAGTATTGGTGAACTGTTTGGTCAGTGTTATCTGGAAAACTGTCAATATGACCTGATTTTTGTCGAACCGTCTATGGGTGAGTGGAATCTGGTACTGCTAGTGCGCGAATGGGATCTGGATGATTTTGTCACGCGTGATGTGGTTCAGTTTGATTTGCCCTACGTCGTTGCCGGTGAAAGTATCGTTGCCGATGATAGCGCGGCAGCGGTTGGTCAGGTAATAGAAGTAGCATTTGGCGAACCACGTGAAGCAGCCGTTGCTGAAGATGCAGCCGTTGCAGACGTTGAAAAAGCAGCAGACGTTGAAAAAGAAGCAGACGTTGTTAAGGAAGCGGTTGCCGCAAAAGTCGTTGCAAACGTGGTGGAAGAGAAAGAGGCCGCCTTGGCTGAAAAAGTCGCCGCTGAGAAAACCGCTGCCGAAAAAGCCGCCGCTGAGAAAACCGCTGCCGAAAAAGCCGCTGCTGAGAAAGCCGTTGCCGAAAAAGCCGCTGCCGAAAAAGCCGCTGCTGAGAAAGCCGCTGCCGAAAAAGCCGCTGCCGAAAAAGCCGCTGCTGAGAAAGCCGTTGCCGAAAAAGCCGCTGCCGAAAAAGCCGCTGCCGAAAAAGTCGCCGCTGAGAAAACCGCTGCCGAAAAAGCCGCTGCTGAAAAAGCCGCTGCTGAAAAAGCCGCTGCTGAAAAAGCCGCTGCCGAAAAAGCCACTGCTGAAAAAGCTGCTGCTGATAAGATTGCAGCCCTAAAAAAAAAATTAGTCCGCGTAAATATTAATACCGCTACCGAAGCCGAACTGGCTGCTGTCGGCGGTATTTCCAAAAAGCTGGCCCAAAGCCTGGTGGCAGAGCGCCCATTCAAAACGATGGATGAACTGGTCACGGTTAAGGGCATGGGAGTTCGGACACTCAAGAAAATTGAGCTGTTGGTCTCTCTGTGA
- a CDS encoding RluA family pseudouridine synthase has translation MTGQLFEDQPLATLWQYWCERRDGLSFEASLNNGWIHIDEHCCQDASIPLLAGQEFAFWLPQHREGKADTQWQLLWQSNELMAVHKPPGLPVSRTTRNLYNTLINLVRRQSPATNAHLLHRLDAETSGILLLAKHSAADKRWKKRFNTLLQRKSYLALVYGKPDWQQLDFECHLAERQDSAIRCQMYVVDPEQHQPLLSGSAKLSRTLFQCLAAKDGLTLVQCELKTGRKHQLRAQLAALGHPIVADKIYAHGGRFYLQRLQQALTSEEIAELGASHHLLHAWQVELSAYGQQFHVQDDQLSNEWPTWVRDWLAARN, from the coding sequence TTGACTGGACAGCTGTTCGAGGATCAGCCTCTGGCCACCCTCTGGCAATACTGGTGTGAGCGACGAGACGGGCTGTCGTTTGAGGCATCCCTCAACAATGGCTGGATACACATTGATGAGCACTGCTGTCAGGACGCCTCGATACCGTTGCTAGCGGGGCAGGAATTTGCCTTCTGGTTGCCACAGCATCGGGAAGGCAAGGCCGACACCCAATGGCAATTACTGTGGCAAAGTAACGAATTGATGGCGGTGCACAAACCGCCCGGTTTACCGGTGTCACGTACCACCCGCAATCTCTACAACACCCTGATCAATCTGGTACGCCGCCAAAGTCCGGCGACCAACGCCCACCTGTTACACCGGCTGGATGCGGAGACATCAGGCATCCTTCTGTTGGCGAAACATTCTGCCGCCGACAAACGCTGGAAAAAACGGTTTAACACCCTGCTGCAGCGTAAATCTTATCTGGCGCTGGTGTATGGCAAGCCGGATTGGCAGCAGCTCGATTTTGAATGTCATCTGGCAGAGCGGCAAGACAGCGCCATTCGTTGTCAGATGTACGTGGTTGACCCCGAACAGCATCAGCCGTTGCTGTCCGGTTCTGCCAAACTCAGTCGCACACTGTTTCAGTGTCTGGCAGCAAAGGATGGGCTGACACTGGTTCAATGCGAATTGAAAACGGGTCGCAAACATCAGCTGCGGGCACAACTGGCCGCGTTGGGGCACCCTATTGTGGCAGACAAGATTTACGCCCACGGCGGTCGTTTTTATCTTCAGCGCCTGCAACAGGCGTTAACCTCGGAGGAAATCGCTGAATTGGGTGCTTCCCATCATCTGCTGCACGCCTGGCAGGTTGAATTAAGCGCCTATGGTCAGCAGTTTCACGTGCAAGATGACCAGTTATCCAATGAGTGGCCAACCTGGGTGCGGGATTGGCTGGCTGCCAGAAATTGA
- a CDS encoding NfeD family protein translates to MSYLLSHLPQSLLVAGILALIIEVAILGFASIVLFFLGLSLVLSGLLMLVGILPETLTAALWSNALITCGLALALWKPLKRLQDERQPTPINSDFARDAFVLEQDVDISGKAIHRYSGVEWKLKSQQPLTAGTTVKVLRADVGVLWVEALEQDS, encoded by the coding sequence ATGAGCTACCTGTTGTCACATCTGCCCCAATCATTGCTGGTGGCCGGTATTCTGGCACTGATTATTGAAGTTGCGATTCTGGGGTTTGCTTCCATCGTATTGTTTTTCCTCGGGCTGTCGTTGGTGCTATCTGGTTTGCTGATGCTGGTTGGTATCTTGCCGGAAACCCTGACCGCAGCATTATGGAGTAACGCATTGATTACTTGTGGCCTGGCACTGGCGCTGTGGAAGCCATTAAAACGGCTGCAGGACGAGCGACAACCAACACCGATCAATAGCGACTTTGCCCGCGATGCTTTTGTACTGGAGCAGGACGTCGATATCAGCGGTAAGGCCATCCATCGTTATTCCGGTGTTGAGTGGAAACTCAAAAGCCAGCAACCGCTCACTGCCGGAACCACCGTCAAGGTGTTACGGGCGGATGTAGGGGTGTTATGGGTTGAGGCACTGGAGCAGGATTCTTGA
- a CDS encoding nucleoside 2-deoxyribosyltransferase yields MTTAVIYLAGPEVFLPNAVALGAAKKALCQRYGFTGLFPLDAELEAGDTTELAWAISRGNEALIRQADRVIANLTPFRGPSADVGTVYELGFARGLGKQLMGYSNDPTPFANRTWAQFGITGEPGPVGDIRDRDGLKIEEFGLHDNLMIEGGIRQAGGLFISHNASVNDRYTDLTAFERLLQTLV; encoded by the coding sequence ATGACGACTGCGGTAATTTATCTTGCCGGGCCAGAAGTCTTTCTGCCCAATGCCGTTGCACTGGGAGCCGCCAAAAAAGCCCTTTGCCAACGCTACGGGTTTACCGGGTTATTTCCACTCGATGCGGAACTGGAGGCGGGTGATACCACGGAACTGGCGTGGGCCATCAGTCGTGGCAATGAAGCGCTGATCCGTCAGGCCGATAGGGTCATCGCCAACCTGACGCCATTCCGTGGCCCCAGCGCAGATGTGGGTACCGTTTATGAATTGGGTTTTGCCCGAGGGTTGGGCAAACAGCTGATGGGTTACAGTAACGATCCGACCCCGTTTGCAAACCGTACCTGGGCCCAGTTTGGGATAACGGGTGAGCCTGGCCCAGTGGGAGATATCCGTGATCGGGATGGTTTGAAAATTGAAGAATTCGGGTTGCACGATAACCTGATGATCGAAGGCGGCATCCGTCAGGCCGGTGGCCTATTTATCAGCCACAATGCCTCGGTTAACGACCGCTATACGGATCTGACGGCGTTTGAACGCTTGCTCCAGACACTGGTCTGA
- a CDS encoding SPFH domain-containing protein, whose amino-acid sequence MDSIISLLFSVEAVALVFVLVLVRSSIKFVPQNRAWLIERFGKYHSTKEAGLNFIVPFIDRIAADRSLKEQAQDVPSQSAITRDNITLSVDGVLYFRVLDPYKATYGVDNYVFAVTQLAQTTMRSELGKMELDRTFEERNLLNINIVTSINEAAEPWGIQVLRYEIKDIVPPQSVMQSMEAQMKAERVKRAQILESEGDRQSAINVAEGQKQSRVLAAEADKAEQVLKAEGEAQAIVAVAKAKALALKMVGDIANTDDGQKAIQLELASKAIEAKHAIAKESSVVLLPDSGTDASSMVAMATSIISTLNKG is encoded by the coding sequence ATGGATTCAATTATCTCCCTGCTGTTTTCGGTCGAAGCCGTTGCGCTGGTGTTTGTGCTGGTACTGGTGCGTAGCAGCATTAAATTTGTACCGCAAAACCGCGCCTGGCTGATTGAACGATTTGGCAAATACCACTCCACCAAAGAAGCCGGTCTCAACTTTATTGTGCCCTTTATCGACCGGATTGCGGCGGATCGCAGCCTCAAGGAACAGGCCCAGGATGTACCCAGCCAGTCGGCCATTACCCGTGACAACATTACCCTGAGTGTTGATGGCGTGTTGTATTTCCGGGTACTGGATCCTTACAAGGCGACCTACGGTGTTGATAACTACGTGTTCGCCGTAACTCAGCTGGCACAAACCACCATGCGTTCCGAGTTGGGCAAGATGGAACTCGACCGCACCTTTGAAGAGCGCAACCTGCTGAACATCAATATTGTCACCTCGATTAACGAAGCCGCCGAACCCTGGGGAATCCAGGTGCTGCGCTACGAAATCAAAGACATCGTGCCGCCGCAATCGGTGATGCAATCGATGGAAGCCCAGATGAAAGCCGAGCGGGTCAAACGCGCCCAGATTCTGGAATCGGAAGGTGATCGCCAGTCTGCCATTAACGTCGCAGAAGGTCAGAAACAGTCACGGGTACTGGCAGCAGAAGCCGACAAGGCGGAGCAGGTATTGAAGGCAGAAGGTGAGGCGCAGGCCATTGTTGCCGTCGCCAAGGCGAAAGCACTGGCATTAAAAATGGTCGGGGATATTGCCAATACCGACGATGGTCAGAAAGCCATTCAGCTGGAACTGGCCTCCAAGGCGATTGAAGCCAAACACGCGATTGCCAAGGAATCTTCCGTCGTCTTGCTGCCAGACAGCGGTACCGATGCCAGCAGCATGGTGGCCATGGCGACCTCGATTATCAGTACCTTGAACAAGGGTTAG
- a CDS encoding alkaline phosphatase — protein sequence MPLTRREFLLDSAGTSLFAPAIKPGSDRMRYPFQHGIASGDPLTDRVLLWTRITPLDSTFGISYRWLITTDPQLQQVVNQGIGFTDASRDFTVKVDAEGLLPATTYYYAFEADGHYSDVGRTRTLPEGSVTHLRIAYTSCSNFAKGYFNVYRELAKRADLDAILHLGDYIYEYADLEDCARTGRINTPLHETQSLKDYRQRHACYKQDKDLQEVHRQHPFLVIWDDHEVANNAWVGGADNHDTASEGDWRLRLSGAVQAYLEWMPIREPSRPDMGIYRSFRFGDLVDLTMLDTRLAGRDAQAATMEERNLSGRTLLGYQQEEWLYSNLANAQQQGVTWKLSGQQVMVAQLGTNDMPFNYDQWDGYPAARQRLFDAVSRANVDNWVVLTGDIHSSWALELYQDPFADDPGKPLGVEFVTPAVTSPGIESYPQAQMAGASLEALLPHLNFVDFYFRGYVVLDITHERLQAEWWVVDNIDTHRYSTECLRALQVQPGSSQLRPAAGLSQAKASAPLAPAFADDLAFLRDWKQQYSSRLEGVLAAHTERPSL from the coding sequence ATGCCTCTGACTCGCCGGGAATTCCTGTTGGACAGTGCCGGTACCAGCCTGTTTGCACCAGCAATCAAGCCGGGTAGCGACCGTATGCGCTATCCGTTCCAGCATGGTATCGCCAGTGGCGATCCGCTCACCGACCGGGTGTTGCTGTGGACTCGGATTACTCCGCTCGACAGTACCTTCGGTATCTCCTATCGCTGGCTGATCACCACCGACCCACAGTTACAACAGGTGGTGAACCAGGGAATCGGCTTCACCGATGCCAGCCGTGATTTCACTGTCAAGGTGGATGCCGAAGGCCTGCTCCCGGCCACCACCTACTATTATGCCTTTGAAGCCGATGGCCATTACTCCGATGTGGGTCGAACCCGGACATTGCCAGAAGGCTCGGTAACGCATTTGCGGATTGCGTATACCTCCTGCTCCAACTTTGCCAAAGGCTACTTTAACGTCTACCGGGAGCTGGCCAAACGTGCAGATCTGGATGCGATTCTGCACCTGGGCGACTACATCTACGAATACGCCGATCTGGAAGACTGCGCGCGCACCGGGCGCATTAATACGCCGCTGCATGAGACCCAATCGCTGAAGGACTATCGTCAGCGCCATGCCTGTTACAAGCAGGACAAGGATTTGCAGGAAGTTCACCGTCAGCATCCATTTCTGGTGATCTGGGATGATCATGAAGTGGCCAACAACGCCTGGGTGGGCGGCGCAGACAATCACGATACCGCCAGTGAAGGTGACTGGCGCTTACGCCTGAGTGGTGCGGTGCAGGCCTATCTGGAGTGGATGCCGATTCGTGAGCCGTCCCGGCCGGATATGGGTATTTATCGCAGCTTCCGCTTTGGTGATCTGGTCGATCTGACCATGCTGGATACCCGTCTGGCCGGGCGCGATGCCCAGGCGGCAACGATGGAAGAGCGTAACCTGAGCGGACGCACGCTGTTGGGCTATCAGCAGGAAGAATGGTTATACAGCAACCTCGCCAATGCCCAGCAACAGGGCGTCACCTGGAAACTGAGTGGCCAGCAGGTCATGGTTGCCCAATTAGGCACCAATGATATGCCCTTCAATTACGACCAGTGGGATGGCTACCCGGCGGCGCGTCAACGACTGTTTGATGCCGTCAGTCGGGCGAATGTCGATAACTGGGTTGTCCTCACCGGCGATATTCACTCATCCTGGGCACTTGAGCTGTATCAGGATCCGTTCGCTGATGATCCAGGCAAGCCGCTCGGGGTCGAGTTTGTGACACCGGCAGTTACCTCGCCGGGCATTGAAAGTTACCCCCAGGCGCAGATGGCTGGAGCCTCCCTGGAAGCCCTGTTACCACACCTGAATTTTGTTGATTTCTACTTTCGTGGCTACGTGGTGCTGGATATCACCCACGAGCGCCTGCAAGCCGAGTGGTGGGTGGTCGATAACATCGATACCCATCGCTACAGCACCGAGTGCTTGCGTGCCTTGCAGGTGCAGCCAGGCAGTAGCCAGCTGCGGCCCGCTGCCGGTTTGAGCCAGGCCAAGGCGTCGGCACCACTGGCACCGGCATTCGCCGACGATCTGGCCTTTCTGCGCGACTGGAAACAGCAATACAGCAGTCGGCTGGAAGGCGTACTGGCAGCTCATACCGAACGTCCATCGCTTTAA
- a CDS encoding DUF6691 family protein, producing the protein MPTVFAAAVLALVCGLVFGIGLIVAGMHNPEKVRGFLDLFGHWQPALIAVMGSAIPVFALLYFSSKRCRRPWFAERFHYPTLAGVSGRLVTGATLFGVGWGLVGLCPGPALVDMFSLNGNVWIFLVALLLGNRIAHYFFGPAATPAAKP; encoded by the coding sequence GTGCCGACCGTTTTCGCTGCTGCAGTATTAGCATTGGTGTGTGGGCTGGTATTCGGTATTGGTTTGATTGTCGCTGGCATGCACAACCCGGAAAAAGTACGCGGTTTCCTGGATCTTTTTGGCCATTGGCAGCCGGCCTTGATTGCAGTGATGGGCAGCGCCATTCCGGTGTTTGCCCTGCTTTACTTCAGCAGCAAGCGTTGCCGTCGGCCTTGGTTTGCCGAGCGTTTTCATTACCCGACACTGGCTGGCGTTAGCGGGCGGTTAGTAACCGGGGCGACCCTGTTTGGTGTCGGCTGGGGTCTGGTTGGTTTGTGCCCTGGCCCGGCGCTGGTAGACATGTTCAGCCTGAATGGCAATGTCTGGATATTTCTGGTTGCGCTGCTGCTGGGCAATCGCATCGCCCATTATTTTTTTGGCCCTGCTGCGACGCCAGCTGCAAAGCCGTAA
- a CDS encoding YeeE/YedE family protein: MVAELTGGTLIGLAAGLLWLGHGRISGMTGVISSLFLLARPGQERRYWSLWFFLGLILAWPVLVIIGFEADAIVITDSPLLLIAAGLLVGIGTYIGNGCTSGHGVCGIGRLSVRSMVATLIFMTAGILTVALMSALNLFMEGDAL; encoded by the coding sequence ATGGTAGCAGAATTGACGGGTGGAACATTGATTGGTCTGGCGGCCGGTTTATTGTGGCTTGGCCATGGCCGTATCAGCGGTATGACGGGGGTGATATCGAGCCTGTTTTTACTGGCTCGACCGGGACAAGAGCGACGTTATTGGTCGTTGTGGTTTTTCCTTGGCCTGATTCTGGCCTGGCCGGTGTTGGTGATCATTGGCTTTGAGGCAGATGCCATTGTGATTACCGACAGTCCGTTGTTACTGATAGCGGCGGGGTTGCTGGTGGGGATAGGCACTTATATTGGCAATGGCTGTACCAGTGGCCATGGCGTTTGTGGCATCGGGCGGCTATCGGTACGGTCGATGGTGGCGACGCTGATATTTATGACGGCAGGTATTCTCACGGTGGCGCTGATGTCGGCCTTGAACCTGTTTATGGAAGGCGATGCGTTATGA
- a CDS encoding M17 family metallopeptidase yields the protein MSIVASLSSLAPEHTTTPLTLLAKSELEPWLLQQPAAKAWLDASHYSGSGTTLIPQANGRGYQALYVCESLDEPFACGDLSASLPATDYVLTEVASAERLLNIAFGWGVGAYRFTRYKENTKPQARLLLDDDTLVDKANQHIDAITLVRDLVNTPAQDMMPAQLSEVTRALATEFGARFEEVVGDDLLTHNYPMIHAVGRASVHSPRLLDLRWGQPEAPRITLVGKGVCFDSGGLNLKPGNYMRQMKKDMGGAAHVLGLARLIMASNLNINLRVLIPAVENAVSGNAFRPGDVLLTRKGLTVEIDNTDAEGRLVLCDALAEAESEQPELIIDFATLTGACRVALGTELPGFFCNNRRVALALAEAGEAAAEPVWQLPLHKPYFEFMKSDIADLVNGAASPYGGAITAALYLEAFIDTTPWVHFDIMAWNLRKLPGRPVGGEAMGVRAVYQYLSDCYS from the coding sequence ATGTCGATTGTTGCTTCGCTCTCCTCCCTTGCTCCAGAGCACACCACTACACCACTCACCTTGCTGGCCAAATCAGAGCTCGAACCCTGGTTACTACAGCAACCGGCTGCCAAAGCCTGGCTCGATGCCAGCCATTACAGCGGCAGTGGTACAACACTGATTCCGCAAGCCAATGGGCGTGGCTATCAGGCATTGTACGTCTGTGAATCGCTGGATGAGCCGTTTGCTTGCGGTGATTTGTCCGCCAGTTTGCCAGCAACCGACTACGTCCTGACCGAAGTAGCCAGCGCAGAACGTCTGCTCAATATTGCCTTTGGCTGGGGTGTGGGTGCCTACCGCTTTACCCGCTATAAGGAAAACACCAAACCGCAAGCCCGACTACTGCTGGATGATGACACATTGGTCGATAAGGCCAACCAGCACATTGATGCCATCACGCTGGTACGCGACTTGGTGAACACCCCGGCACAAGACATGATGCCAGCCCAGCTATCTGAGGTTACCCGTGCACTGGCAACCGAGTTTGGTGCCCGCTTTGAAGAGGTTGTTGGTGATGACTTACTGACACACAACTACCCGATGATTCATGCTGTCGGGCGCGCCAGTGTGCACTCACCCCGGCTGCTCGACCTGCGCTGGGGCCAGCCAGAAGCGCCGCGCATTACCCTCGTCGGTAAAGGTGTGTGTTTCGACAGTGGTGGCCTGAATCTCAAGCCTGGCAACTATATGCGGCAGATGAAAAAAGACATGGGAGGTGCCGCCCATGTGCTGGGCCTTGCGCGACTGATCATGGCATCCAACCTCAATATTAACTTGCGGGTGCTAATTCCGGCCGTCGAGAATGCTGTCAGTGGTAATGCCTTCCGCCCCGGCGATGTCTTGCTCACCCGCAAGGGCCTGACGGTTGAAATCGACAATACTGATGCGGAAGGCCGTTTGGTGTTGTGTGATGCCCTGGCAGAAGCTGAGTCGGAACAGCCGGAATTGATTATCGACTTCGCCACCCTGACCGGTGCCTGTCGGGTGGCGCTGGGCACCGAATTGCCTGGCTTTTTTTGCAACAATCGACGGGTTGCTCTGGCGCTTGCTGAAGCGGGAGAAGCTGCCGCTGAACCGGTGTGGCAATTACCTCTGCATAAGCCTTATTTTGAATTTATGAAGAGTGATATTGCCGATCTGGTGAACGGAGCCGCCAGCCCTTATGGCGGTGCCATTACCGCCGCGCTGTATCTGGAGGCCTTTATCGACACCACGCCCTGGGTTCATTTCGACATTATGGCCTGGAATCTGCGCAAGTTGCCTGGTCGTCCGGTCGGTGGTGAGGCTATGGGAGTACGCGCCGTTTATCAATATCTGAGCGACTGCTATTCTTGA